The Branchiostoma floridae strain S238N-H82 chromosome 8, Bfl_VNyyK, whole genome shotgun sequence genome has a segment encoding these proteins:
- the LOC118420638 gene encoding uncharacterized protein LOC118420638, translating into MQPFNIESHCTTASEALLGSTNQRRRIVILNRAGYLGYNLSRGLAEQGDHVTMVGDADDSYLAAIVRRHRNDSERIPGGKFSHITGQICDQGFLKHVFSLYIPTYVLISHVDECTEPGPNKDLVRRLSCATNILEAARNFQGIRVVTLGIESTSQDEDVISSGPVKESNTGTLRGTEISAVTHAVREGQGIAFNIYRNVYDLTVTTVALKVVTRDKYGLCSREFHQSYNYDRRCGTVGADGETSDGSKDLSTEADVKRDVVAEIVPKLAAILRIRHLCSNYRILVDFSGTRDRLVRGKVKFAQGNGNGYVRKNKIAILSKSGIKSLHNAPDDVASHIDVSRSTHIRETSRGCSYKSSDDALQGSEHVGERNTNKNDADNVREEVQNKRDPNGKAVNCADRKVNLVLSCQFVNFRNSRKKSSRFEITKMWYWGLKNNGLKAAVLHGGLRESYVRRVSDRNLTFYRVNMNEFTKSAKFFAFLDYLSAHPDVGRVILTDNSDVRFQRNPFELMDLLGDRLYVGTDVDIYPNIASMAWLTRRLEECFGHFFAQSKEFPTLTQMPYVYNAGVIGGPRHLVMQLLEKLTFVLDGVNPKAKNICNMAALNMVLHKYFADKVFTGFPWNSRYLRRQKKPKGVYVIHK; encoded by the exons ATGC aacCCTTTAACATCGAAAGTCACTGCACCACAGCATCAGAAGCGTTAttaggatcaaccaatcagagaagaaGAATAGTTATCTTGAACCGCGCCGGGTACCTGGGATACAACCTCAGCAGGGGATTGGCTGAACAAGGTGACCACGTGACCATGGTTGGTGATGCAGACGACAGTTACCTGGCTGCCATAGTCAGAAGACATCGAAACGATTCAGAAAGGATTCCTGGTGGAAAATTTTCACATATCACCGGTCAAATTTGTGACCAAGGCTTCTTGAAGCATGTTTTCAGCTTGTATATACCGACCTATGTACTGATTTCACACGTGGACGAATGTACAGAACCCGGTCCAAATAAGGACTTAGTAAGGAGACTAAGTTGTGCAACTAATATACTAGAGGCTGCCAGAAACTTCCAGGGTATACGGGTCGTTACGCTAGGGATAGAGAGCACCAGCCAAGATGAGGATGTTATTTCTAGTGGACCTGTCAAGGAATCCAATACTGGGACTCTCCGGGGTACTGAAATATCAGCAGTTACACATGCTGTCCGCGAAGGGCAGGGGATAGCGTTCAATATCTACAGGAACGTCTATGACTTGACGGTTACAACTGTAGCACTGAAAGTAGTAACCAGAGACAAATACGGACTCTGTTCGCGTGAATTTCATCAAAGCTACAATTATGACCGTCGCTGTGGAACAGTCGGGGCGGATGGAGAGACTTCGGATGGTTCAAAAGATCTCAGTACTGAAGCAGATGTGAAGAGAGACGTAGTTGCAGAAATTGTTCCGAAGCTGGCGGCGATATTGAGGATAAGACACTTGTGCTCTAACTACAGAATACTTGTGGATTTCTCTGGAACAAGAGACAGACTAGTCAGAGGAAAAGTAAAATTTGCTCAAGGCAACGGCAACGGATACGTTCGGAAGAACAAAATTGCGATTCTCTCCAAAAGCGGGATAAAATCACTACACAACGCGCCAGATGACGTCGCGTCTCATATAGATGTCTCCAGATCCACTCATATCAGAGAAACAAGTCGCGGTTGTTCATATAAGTCTTCTGATGACGCCTTACAAGGGTCTGAGCATGTGGGGGAAAGAAATACCAATAAGAACGACGCAGATAACGTCAGAGaagaagtacaaaataaaagaGACCCCAACGGGAAGGCTGTCAACTGTGCAGACAGAAAAGTTAACCTGGTGCTATCATGCCAGTTTGTGAACTTCAGGAACTCCCGTAAGAAAAGCAGCAGGTTCGAGATCACGAAAATGTGGTACTGGGGTTTGAAAAATAACGGTTTAAAAGCCGCGGTGCTTCACGGGGGATTACGGGAGTCCTACGTTAGAAGAGTATCTGACAGGAACCTGACTTTCTACCGTGTCAACATGAACGAATTCACCAAAAGTGCCAAGTTTTTCGCATTCTTAGACTATCTCTCAGCGCATCCTGACGTCGGAAGGGTGATTCTGACGGACAACTCTGACGTACGGTTTCAAAGGAACCCATTTGAGCTAATGGATTTGTTAGGCGACCGTTTGTACGTAGGAACAGATGTGGACATATACCCCAACATTGCGTCAATGGCGTGGCTTACTAGACGTTTAGAAGAatgttttggacattttttcGCCCAGAGTAAAGAATTTCCCACCCTGACACAGATGCCTTATGTCTATAACGCAGGAGTAATAGGTGGCCCCCGCCATCTTGTCATGCAACTTCTGGAGAAATTGACCTTTGTACTCGACGGGGTCAACCCAAAGGCCAAGAACATTTGCAACATGGCGGCCCTAAACATGGTGTTGCacaaatattttgctgacaaagtTTTTACAGGATTTCCATGGAATAGTAGATATTTGAGAAGACAGAAGAAGCCAAAGGGAGTTTATGTGATACACAAGTAG